The nucleotide window GTGAGGTCGTACTCCCGCACGCGCTCGCGGACTCGGGACTCGCCTTCCCCCTCGCGGAGCTCGACCTCGACGAAGACGAACGGGCGCGTGTCGAGCGCGCGACGCCGGATCTCGACCCGGTCGTCGCCGCCCGCGGCGTCGGCGTCGAAGGTGACGAGGTTGTAGCCGCGCCCCTCGCGCTCGCTCGCGCTCGCGCGCTCTGTCGACCCGGGGTACGTGACCCACGTGTCGGCGACCTCGGCGGTGTCGGGCGTGTGGTTGTCGCCGAGCAGCATGGCGTCGAACGCGACGTCGCTCTCGGTCAGGACGGTCTCGGTGTCCCAGTCGGCGTAGCCGAACGGCTCGAAGAGACCGTGCGCGACGAGGGCGGCGTACTCGGCGTCGTGGTCGGCGAACGCGTAGTCTAGGTCGTCGCGCCGCGAGACCGGGACGTGGTCGAGCCCGTAGAAGGCGGTGTCGCCCACGACGACCGGCTCGTCGCCGAGCCGGGTGGCGAGCCCCAGCCGCTCGAAGAGGTCGAGCCACTGTCCGCCCCGCGTCGACTCGTGGTTGCCGACGACCGCGAGGAAGGGGATCCCGGCGTCGTCGAGCCGGCGGAGGACGGAGATGGTCCCCATCAGGTCGCGGAGTTCGGGGCGGCGGTCGTGGAAGAGGTCGCCCGCGTGGACGACGGCGTCGACGCCGTCGTCGACCGCGTCGTCGACCACGGCCTCGAACGCGTCGAGGAAGTCCTGGCGTCTGACCGGCGAGTGGTACTGCGAGTACCCGATGTGGGTGTCGCCGGTGTGAATCACCCGTGTCATCTGTCCGCGTGTTGGCCGGTGTCCGGCTTAGGGATTCCGGGGCCGGAGCGGAAGTGGTCGCCGTCGCCCCCGACCGTGGTCCTTCCGTCGCCGGTTCCCTTCGCGGCGGCCCGACGAAACGCTCGGTACGCGTCGAGCGCCTCTCGGCCCCGGTCGACGGCGTCGTCGTCGCCCGCGCGCTCGGCGGCGTCGACCGCGTCCGCAAGCCGGTCGAGACCGACGGCGTCGACGAACCCCGCCGCGCGCCGCAGGTCGGTTCGCGCGGCGTCTGCCTCCTCGATCACGGCGGCGTACGGCTGTTTCGCGGTGTCGGTGCGCGTCGCGAGCGCGGCCAGGGCGCGCTTGACGGCGGTAGTCGAGACCACGGGGAGACTGGCGCGGTATCGGATATAAGCGGTCGGCGACTCGATACGTCCGGCCGCTCAGATGCCCAGCGAGTACAGCCGCTTGCGCGCGTCGGTGAACGAGAACCGGGAGTCGACGACGCCCTCGTCTTCGAGCCGCGACAGCGCGTACCGAACGGTTCGCGGCGGGAGCAGCGTCTCCTCCGCCAGTTCGCTCTGGGTGAGCGTGTCGTTGTAGTCCAAGACCTTCGCGACTAACTTCGCGCTCGGCGGCAGGTCGCGAACGGCGGCCCAGCGGTCCGCGGTCCCGTCGTCGGCGGTGACGGCATCGGTCGTGCTCATGCGTGTCTCGATCGTTGGGATGCTGTATGATAATATTTACTATCCATTTTAATTACTACAGGGAATTTATCGCGCCGGGGCGCACGGGCACGTCGGTGGTGCGCTCCGGCGCAGTCCGCCGTCGAGGCCGGCGAAACGGGCGGTGTCGTTCCCCCACCCGAAGCCTCTTATCCGCGAGACGCCTTCATAAACACAATGAGCGACATGGTCGATGACGTCGACATGCCCTACGACGAGGGCTCGGCGTCAAAACAGGAGAAGATCGACTCCTTACAGGAGCGGCTCGACGTCCTCGAGTCGCAGAACGAGGAGATGCGCGACAAGCTCCTCGACGCCAACGCGGAGAACAACAAGTACCAGCAGAAGCTCGAACGGCTCACCCACGAGAACAAGAAGCTGAAACAGTCTCCGCTGTTCGTGGCGACAGTCCAAGAGATAACGCCCGACGGCGCGGTGATCAAACAGCACGGGAACAATCAGGAGGCGCTCACCGAGATCACCGACGAGCTGCGCGAGAAGCTCGACCCCGACGACCGCGTCGCGGTCAACAACTCCCTGTCGGTGGTCAAGAAGCTGGAGAAGGAGACGGACGTCCGGGCCCGCGTGATGCAGGTCGAGCACTCCCCGGACGTCACCTACGCCGACATCGGCGGCCTCGAAGACCAGATGCAGGAGGTCCGCGAGACGGTCGAGATGCCCCTCGAACACCCCGACATGTTCGAGGATGTCGGGATCCAGCCCCCGAGCGGCGTGCTCCTGTACGGCCCGCCCGGTACGGGCAAAACGATGCTCGCGAAGGCCGTCGCCAACGAGACGGATGCGACGTTCATCAAGATGGCCGGCTCGGAGCTGGTCCACAAGTTCATCGGCGAGGGCGCGAAGCTCGTCCGCGACCTGTTCGAGGTCGCCCGCGAGAACCAGCCCGCCGTCCTCTTCATCGACGAGATCGACGCGATCGCCTCGAAGCGGACCGACTCGAAGACCTCCGGCGACGCCGAGGTCCAGCGGACGATGATGCAGCTCCTCTCGGAGATGGACGGCTTCGACGAGCGCGGCGAGGTCCGGATCATCGCCGCGACCAACCGCTTCGACATGCTCGACCCCGCCATCCTCCGGCCGGGCCGCTTCGACCGCCTCATCGAGGTGCCAAAGCCGGAGACCGCGGGCCGCGAGATCATCTTCCAGATCCACACGCGAAACATGAACCTCGCCGACGGGGTCGACTTCGCGGAACTGGCCGAGCTGACTCCCGACGCCTCCGGGGCCGACATCAAGGCGATCTGTACGGAAGCCGGGATGTTCGCCATCCGCGACGACCGGACGGAGGTCACGCTCGACGACTTCCTCGAAGCCCACGAGAAGCTCCGGCAGGACGAGGAGACGAACGCCGACGACTCGCTGGCGTTCGCCTGATCGGGTCCGACCGTTCGTCTGATCGACCTCGGTAGTCCGACGGCGTCGCCGCCGCGACCGAGTCGCCCGCCTTTTGGACGCCCCGTTGTCGTGACGATTCCGCTATAGCGCCGCTACAGCGCCGCGACCGCCAGGTACGGCGCGACGAAGAATAGGAGAAACACCAGTCCGACCGCGAGCGCGTAGCCGCCCCCCACGCCGACGAGCGCCAGCCAGCCGCCGTCGACCGCGTCAGCGAAGCTCATGGCTCACCGTCCGCGGCCCGAGACTTAAATCCGCGCTCACACGTCGCCGGCCATCGCCCGGAACAGGCCGTCGGCGAGCGCGTCGCGGTCGACGGTCGTCGACTCGCCCTCCCCCGTGGGATCGATCTCCGGCTCGATCGTTCCGCCACCCATCCGGGAGTGTCCGCCGCCGTTCCCGTTGTCGACATCGTCCAAGACCGCCGCTATCGCGTTGCCCATGTGGACCCTGTCGTCGCGCGACCGCCCCGAGATGTGAACGGTCCCGTCCCGTTCGCCGATCACCACGACTGCGCTGACCCCCTCCAGCTGGATCAGCTCGTCCGCGGCCTGCGGGATCGCGTCGACGTTGTTGACGCCGCCGACGTCGGCGACTCCGAACGATCCCTCGACGCGTCGTCCCGCGATCGCCCGTGCCTTCACCTCCAGCACCTCCGCGTCGACCGCGGGGTTCGCGATCCGGTCGAGCCGGTCCTGGTCGACGCCGGGGTAGAGGTACGCGGCCGCCGCGAAGTCCGGTTCGCTGGCCCCGACGGTGAGGTGTTTCGTGTCGGCTAATATTCCGTACAGCAGTCCCGTCGCGGTGTCGGTCGACAGCGTCAGGTTGCTCGCCGTCTCGCTCGCGTGTTTGTCGGGGGGCACGGGGACCGCGTCGTTGTCCTGAAAGTACTCGGCGATGACCGACGCGCTCGCCCCGTAGTCGGTCCGCACGTCGGTGAACGACTCGCCCGCGCCGTCTCCCGGGTGGTGGTCGACGACCGCCATCGGCAACACGCCGTCGGCCCCTGCGAACCCCCGCGGCTCGTTGTGATCGACTAAGACGACCGACTCGGCCGCGAGGTCGCTCACGTGTTCGATCGGCTCCAGTTCGAGGTCGAGAACGGTCTGAAACGCGCGATTCTCTTGGTGACGAATCTGGCCGGGGTACTGGACGGTCGCGTCGACGTCGACCTGGTCGGCGAGGGAGGCCACCCCGACGGCCGCCGACATCGCATCGGGGTCCGGGTTCGGGTGCATCAGCACCGTGATCTCTTCCTGATCGGCCAACAGCCGTCGGAACCTGACGCCCGGCGTCCGACGCGCGCGGAGTACGACGACGACGGCCGCGACGGTAACCAGGGCGACGAGCGCTACGCCGACGGCGATCTCCGGGTTCTCCCGGAGCACGGCTTGCGCCTGCGAGAGTCCGTCATCGGCCGCGCTCATCGGTCGCATGGATTGTAGCCACTCGTCCCCGACACATGAAGCTTCGTTGCCGTTCCGACCGACTGAGACCGACGGAATCGAACGCAGTCAGGCGGTCTCGTGTTGATACGGGTCCTTTCCTCCGATTTGGGCTACTCGGCCGCGGCCCGGTACGCGCGCACTGCCTCCCGGTACCCAGACCGGAACGTCGGATGGACGAACTCGTAGCCGAGGTCGCGGAGCAGCGCGTTCGAACACCGCTTGCTCGTCCGGATCCGGCGCTCCGCGGCGGCGGAGAGATCTCCGGCCGCGATCCGTTCGTCCTTCGACAGTTTCTCCGGGCGGGCCACGCCGCAGGCGTCCGCGAGCCAGTCGGCGAACGCGTGTTTATCGACCGGTTCGTCGTCGACGACGAGGACGACGCGGTCGCGCGCGCGGTCCGTCTCTAACAGGTGCCGGATCGATCCCGCCGCGTCGTCGCGGTGGACCATGTTCAGGTAGCCGGCGGTCACCGGTCCCTCCACGTACCGTTTCAGCCGGTACCGGTCCGGCCCGTACAGTCCCGCGAATCGAACGACCGTCCCGTCGATCCCCGCGTCGGCCGCGCGCTCCGCCGCGATCCGTTCGGCCTCGGCGAGGACGCGCGTCTTCTCCGTGGTGGGTTCGACCGGCGTCTCCTCGTCGACCCACCCGCCGTCGTGGTCTCCGTACACGCCGGTCGAGGACGTGTACACCAGCCTGTCCGGCGGGGACGCCCGCGACCCGTACTCGTCGACGACGTTCGCCAGCCCGTCGACGTACACCTCGCGCGCCGCGTCCGCGCCGCGACCGCCGGAGCTGGCCGCGAAGACGACGGCGTCCGCGTCCGGCAGCACCTCCAGCGACTCCGGCTCGGTCGCGTCCGCACGCACGGCCTCGACGTCGGGGCCGACGGCAGAGACCGCGTCGAGTCCGGCGTCGGACCGCCGGACGCCGGTCACCGCGTGGCCGCGAGCGTCGAGCCCTTCCGCCAGCGCCAGCCCGACGTAGCCGCAGCCGACGACGACGACCCTCATCGCTTCCGCCGTTCGATGACCGCGAGTATCTCCGCGAGCTGTCCGAGCGTCATCGGGGCCCGCCCCTCCAGCGCCTGCTGGACCTCCTGGCCGGTGAGGTCGGCGTCGATCTTCGCTGCGATCGCGTCGACGTCGAGGACGGCGGTCGCCATCCCCATCAGCAGGTGGTCACGGACTTCCGCGACCATCGCGTCGGCGTTGCGGGCCGCGTCGGCCGCCGCGAGGACGGCTGCGGCGTCCTCGACTGCCATCCCGCCGACGCCGCCGTCGCGGGCGGCGGTCGCGTCCGCCTCGGTCAGTCCGATCTCATCGACGAGTCGATCGACTTCCACGCTCGCCGCCGCCTCTGTCACCATCGCCTCGAACGCGTCGAGCAGATCCGCCGCCGCCGGCTCGTCGGCGTCGACGGCGGCGAACTCAGACCCGCCCTCGACGACTTCGTGGAACATGGTCTCACTCCGTCGCGGCGTCTCAAAACGCCTGCGGTCGGACGCGTCCCGACCGTTCCGCGTCCCGACCTTCCGATCGGCTCCGACGTTCACCTCCCCGCACACTCGTCGGTCGCGGCGGCCGACGCGGTCAGCGGCCCCGGACACGGCCAGCCGCCGGACGTTTCCTCGCGCGTCCCGTCGACGTCGCCGACGCCCGGCGGCCCGGCGGGGACCGCCACGACGACGACTGTCCGCGTCTCGAACGCGACCGGTTCCGTGCTGCCGAGCGCGACCGACTCGCCGTCCACGTCGATACGGACCTCGCCGGATTCCCTGACGTACTCGAACGGACGCCCCGGCGTTCCGACGTCTGCTCGGAGCGCGAACCGCGGATACTCCCCCCGGACCTCGACGTTCCACGCGTTGACCGTTGCCACCCAGTATCCGGGGACCGGCGCGACCGGCAGCCCCGCCCCGACGCTCCGAACGGGCTTCGGGACCCGGTCGTTCGGAACCGACGCGATCGCCGACTCCGCGCGGCCCTCGATCGCCGACTCGACCTCGTCCCGCCGGATCTCCCGGGACGCGGCCGTGGTCGCGTCGACGAATCGGGCGGGGATCCGGACCGCGTCGCGTCCCGCCGCACTCCGCGTCTCCACGCGGAGGTGCGCCGCGAGTCCGATCCGTTCGGCCCTCGACAGCGACCCGACTCGGGCCGCCTCGCTCGCGACCCGGTCCGGGTACTCGCCCTCGCCGACAGCGACCGCCCTGTCGCCGAGCGAGTCGTATCCCGAGGCGGCACGCTCCAACGCGCTCTGCCGCTGTTCACGCGAGAGGTCGGTCCGGTCCGCGAGTCGCTCCGCCAGCGCGTCGTCGACGCGCCGCAGCGAGCCGTCGATCCGTCCGGCGAGCGCCCGCCGATCCGCGCGCAGGTCGTCGTCGTCGGCCGCGGCGAGCGCCTCGTCCGCGGCGAGGAGCGACCGTCCGGCGACATCGAGGCGAACCGTGTCGTCGGTGCCGAGGATCCGGTCGGCGATGCCGCCGGACACGTCGCTGTACGGGAGCGTGACGTAGTTCACGTTTCGCGTCGCGAGCGGTCGCGTCGTCGTGCCGTCGACGCCCTCGAGGCGCTCGCCGTCGACCGCTGTCCGCGGGAGGTACCCGGGCGATCCCTCCGGCGCGAACGTGACCTCGCCGCCCGGCCCCCCGTCGCCGACGGCGTAGCTCCCGGGGTCGCGGGCGGCCTCGCGGCTGGCGATCACTTCGCCGACAGGCGGGCCGCCGAACGCGTCGTTCACCCGATCCAAGACGCCGTCAGTCGCCTCTTTTCGATCCTCGGCAGCCGCCTGCAACTCCTCGATCACGGCGTCGAGGTACGCGTCGCGGGCGGCGACCCGTCCGCGGTCGACCGCCCCGTCGTACCGCGACGGCGCGTCGCGGAGCGTATCGCGCCGCTCGCGCACGGTCGCGGCGAGGTCCCGATACGGGCTCGACTCACCGATTGCGGCGTCGGTCATCGACGCCTCGGTCTCCAAGTCGCGGACGCGCTCCGACAGCGACGAGATATCGGTCGCGATCCGGTCGAGGTCCGCGTCCGATCGCTCTCCGTACACGACCGTCGACCGCGTCTCGTCCCCGTCCTCGACGGCGTCGCGCGCGAACCGGTCGACGTCACCGGTCGTCTCGACGTTCAGCTCCGCCGCCGCGGCCGCCGGGGTGTCGGTAAGGTCCGGCCCGTCGACATCGCGGCCGCCGCCGAACGTCGCCGTCGGCCTGTCGGGCGCGCCGTCCCGCGGCGCGTACGTTCCGGTCACCGAGACCCGGACGCGGTATCGGTCCGTCGCCTCGTCTCGCGTCACGGTGCGGTCGACGCTCACGCTTTGGACCGTCCCGTTCGGTCCGCGCTCGACGATCCGCCGCTCCCACGTCGCCGTCGCCGCCCGCTCGACGACGACCTCCCGCGTCGCGTCCCCGAACGAGACCGACTCGCCGGCCGACACCGGTCCGCCGTCGGTCCCCGGGTTGAGACCGCTGCCGTCCACGACGCGGACTCGCTCCGTCCGCGACCCGTCGACCCGCCGCCAAGGCTCATCGAGAAGCGAATGTGGGCGCGCCGGCGTCACGTGTCCCCCGTCGCGAATCCGCGTCGTCTCCGTCTCCGCGGTCGCCTCGACGCGGTGGCTCCGCCGCACGATCCCGTCGAGGTCGTCGTGAACGCTGGTCGCGGCGCGGTCGGCCGCGTGACCGACCTCGACCGACGCGGTCTCGCTCGTCGGGTCCGCCGACGGACGGAACGCCGCGTCCTCGCTCGCGGCTCGGTCCCCGCCGGACGCCGCACTCCTCCGGTCGCCTCCACTCGTCGGCGTCGGCGCGCCGAGGACGGCGTCGGTCCAGGAGGCCTCGTGGACGCCGGTCGGCGACAGGAGATCAGTGACTCCCGTCCGGGCGGTCGCACGGGCGACGCCGCCGCGCGCGTCTGGGTCGCTGGTACCGAACACGTCCCGCTGGACGCGGACGATCCCGGCGTTCGTCGACAGCTCCACGTGGCGGTTCGCGACGACGTTCTCGACGGGTGCGCCGGCGTACTGGCCATATCCGCGCGCCCACGCCATCGCGTAGAGGCTCGCGGTGAGCTGCCGACCGAGCCCCGGGCCCTCGACGGGTCCGCGGTCGAGGCGCGTCTCGAACCGCTCGGTCCGCTCGTGGGCGGCCACCGTTGGCACGGCGACCGTGACCGTCCGCGGTCGGGTCCGGTTCACGACGGCGCGGCCGTTCCGGGTTGCGGTCGTCACGACGCCCTCGAAGGTCACCCGCGTCGCGGTCCCGTTCGCGACCGATTCGACCCGGACCCGCTCCCGCGCGGCGACGAGGTCGTCCGCCGACTCCGCCGGCAGCGACGCGTTCGCTTCGACCCCGCCGACCTCCCTCTCGACCGCGTTCAGCGCTTCCGCTCCGGCGAGCGCGAGTCGGATCCGGAACGCGTCCTCGAAGGCCGACTTCTCGCGGACCGCTCGGGACGCCGGTCCGGATCCGCTCGGCGCGCGCGTCACCGGCTCCGACGCCGCGTCGTGGGCGGCCTCCCGGGCGGCGCTCCTGAGCGCCGCGGTGGCGTCGGCGTCGACCCGCTCGACGGCGCGTTCCACGCGGCGGTCCTCGCCGACCAGCCCCTGATCGGCGAGTCCGGCCGCGTACGCCGAACTCGTCACGAGCAGCAGCACGCCGACGAGCGCGAAGGGAACCCGCGCCCGCTCGTCGACGACGAACGTCCGCGGGCGTCGCCCGCGCGACCGATCGCGGCGATGGTTCCCCACGCTTACCACCTCCGGACGACGATCCGAACGACGCTTTCGGACGACCGTGTTCCGTCCTCCGGGTCAACGTCGGTCGGCACCGGCTGTCTGGTGACGGCGAGGGTGACGTCCGCGTTCCGCGGCGGTCGGGGGCCGACGGCGACCGCGTCCGAGCGATCGGTTGACCCCCCTCCCGAGGTTTGCCCGCCGACCGCCCATCCCGGCACCGCGGTGTCGGCGATCGGGCGCGGGTACGACCCCTCTTCGGCCCACGCGGGGCGGGACGTGTCACGCAGCGAGACCATTGGGGAGCCGCCGGCGTCCCGCTCCTCGTCCGTCTCCACCGTCACGTCGACCCGCGTCCGCGGATCCAGACCCGCGCGGACGGCCTCGGTGGCCCGGCGGTCGAACGTGCCCTCCGCGTCTCGCTCGGCGATCAGCGCGAGCAGTTCCGCGCGGGTCGCGTGGACGCGTCGCGTTCCGTTCGGCGCGTCGGCGTCGGCGTACGTCACCGTCGCGGTCTCGGTGACGAGCCGGTCTGCGGCATCGCTCGCGCCGGGGCCGTCGGGACCGCCGGCGTCGCTCGCCCCGAGCGCGACGACGCTCGCGGAGACGCAGAGCAGCAGCACGGTCACGTCGAGAACGGTGCTGGTCACCGCCACACCACCGCCCGGAGCGTTCCGCGGACGTTCCTCCCGGGACCCACCCGGACCGTCACCCGTCGCTCCGCGACCGCGACCGCCCCCGGCGACCGAACTCCCGGCGGTCCCGGAGCGTCCGGTCCCGACGCGGCCAGCCAGCGCTCGCCGTTCGCCTCCAGTTCGACGGCGGTCGCCGTCCCCGGGACTTCGACCCGGCGCAGCCGATCGGGATCGACGACGCCGCCGACGGTCGTCGCCCGCTCGGCGCGGTCGAGCGCCGCGTCCGCCGACTGCCGGGACCGATCGGGCGCGGCGTCGTCGAGCGCACCGGCGTACAGCCCCAAGGCGAGACCGACGACGACTACCGCGACGAGCGCGGCGACCGGTTCGACGGCCGCCCGGTCGGCGGCGGAGAACGTGGCGGTCGGTCTCTCGGTGTCTTCCAGCGCGCTCGCCGCGAGGTCTCGCGACACGCGAGATCACCCGACGAGCGTGACGCGGACCTCACCGTAGTGGACCCGCCGGACCGTGATCCGGTCCGGAGCCGGAACCCATTCCGGGTCGCTCGCTCTCGCGCGTTCGGCCGCCGCCGCGAACGCGGCCGGATCGTCGAACGCGGCATCTGGAGGGACGCCGTCGAGCACCCGTCGAAGCCGCGCGTCCGTCGTCGCGTTCTCTGCCGTTCCCGCTCGTACCACCGGCGTGATCCGCGGGGCGTCGAGCGCCGCCCGCGCCGTCCCTCGGTCGTCGCCGAGAGAGACGGCGTCGTCCGTGAGGCGGAGCCGATCCGCCGCGATTCCGTGTTCGGCCGTCGCGGGGTACTCTCCGTCAGCGACCGAGTCGACCGTGCGCGCAACGCCGTCTGCGTCGGGCGGCGGCGAGGCGGGGAACGCCGCGGCCACGCCGGCGGTCGCGACGCTCACGACGGCCAGGCCGAGCCACGCGTACGTGGCGTCGAGGTGCGTCTCGAACATGGGGCGGCTGGCCGCGGCTCCATATATAAATGATCGCCGGCGGCGGGTGCGTCTGTCCACCCGTCGTCCCGATTCCGTCGTCTCCCGCTCAAAACAGGAGTCCGGCACCGGCGAACGCGACGAGGAACGTCGCGGTGGCCGTCGGTAGCGCGATCCCGATCCGGTAGGCCACCAGCGTCCGATCGAACCCGCGCTCCAGCCCGGTCGCTAACCCGGTGAGCAGCGCGGCGAGCAGCAGCACGTACGTTCCCACGATCCGCCCGAGAACCGGGACCGACAGCGTTCCCGCACCGCCGGTCGCACCGCTTCCGCTCGCCGCCGTCCCGGCTCCGGCTGCCGCCGGTCCGCCGCCCGCGCTCACCCCGCCGCCGAGAGCGTCTACCCCGGCGGCCGCGCCGGCACCGAGACTGCCGACGTCGGCGGCGTCGATCCCCGTCGCGAGCGCGACGGTCGCCCCGCCGACGAGCGGCGCGAACACTGCCGCCGTGTTTGAGAGCGTCCCGGTCACGGTCGCCAGTTGGCGGCGGGCGTCGCGTTCGAGCTCGCGGAGCGACTCCAGCTGGTCCGCGAGCTCTAACAGCACGTCACCGGCGGGCCGGCCCTCCCGCGCGGCGACGGCGAGCAACGCGATCGCACTGCGGAGCCTTGGTGACGGGACCGTCTCCGCCGGTCCGCCCCGCCCGAGAAACGCCTCGCGGACGCCCACCCGAAGGGTGTCGCTGCGCCGTCCGGCGCGCTCGAACACCTCGCCGGTCGCGCCGTCGAGCCGCTCGCCGGCGTTCGCGACTGCGGTCTCGACGGCGACGCCCTCGGCCACGTCCCCGCCGATCACGGTCATCGCGTCCGGGAGCCCGCGTTCGATCTCGCGGACGTCCGACAGCACCGCCCGTCGGGGCCGCGCGATGACGAACAGGGTGCCCCCGACGCCGACGCCGACGCCGGCGACCGGCCACGCCCACGGTGCGACCGCCCGTGCGGCGACGACGGCCGCCACAGCGCCGATGGCGCAGCCGACGAGAACCGCGCTCCCCCACCGGTTTGGGACCTCGGGGTGGTCGCCGCCGATCTGCGGCGGCGGGAACGCAACGGGTCGATGCGAGAGCAGCCACGCCGAGGCGGCGACCAGCCCGCCGGGGAGCGCGACGAGATACAGGCCGGCGACGATCCCGGGACCGATCGCGACGCCGGCGGCAGCGCCGGCGGGCAGCAGCGCGATGAGCGCCAACGGCAGTAGCACGCCGAAGGCGTACAGCGCGGAGACCGGCCCCCGAACCGCGCCGACGAACGACGCGAGCCGGTCCGTCGTCCCCGAGAGCGTCGCGTCGAGCGCTCGGTCCAGACACCGCCCGCGGCGTTCCGGCGGTGCGGTCGCCGCAGTTCGGACGAGCGCCGCGGCGCGGTCGATAGCCGGGAACCAGGGCCGCCACTCGCGGGCGAACGCCTGAAGACCGCTCGTCGGTCCGTCCGCGCTCCCGCGTTCGTGTCGGGACAGCGCCGCGGCCAACGGTCCGTTACCGGTCCGGGCGGCGAACCCCACCGCGCGCTCGGTCGAGGGGTC belongs to Halorubrum sp. DM2 and includes:
- a CDS encoding proteasome-activating nucleotidase, giving the protein MSDMVDDVDMPYDEGSASKQEKIDSLQERLDVLESQNEEMRDKLLDANAENNKYQQKLERLTHENKKLKQSPLFVATVQEITPDGAVIKQHGNNQEALTEITDELREKLDPDDRVAVNNSLSVVKKLEKETDVRARVMQVEHSPDVTYADIGGLEDQMQEVRETVEMPLEHPDMFEDVGIQPPSGVLLYGPPGTGKTMLAKAVANETDATFIKMAGSELVHKFIGEGAKLVRDLFEVARENQPAVLFIDEIDAIASKRTDSKTSGDAEVQRTMMQLLSEMDGFDERGEVRIIAATNRFDMLDPAILRPGRFDRLIEVPKPETAGREIIFQIHTRNMNLADGVDFAELAELTPDASGADIKAICTEAGMFAIRDDRTEVTLDDFLEAHEKLRQDEETNADDSLAFA
- a CDS encoding DHHA1 domain-containing protein, which translates into the protein MRPMSAADDGLSQAQAVLRENPEIAVGVALVALVTVAAVVVVLRARRTPGVRFRRLLADQEEITVLMHPNPDPDAMSAAVGVASLADQVDVDATVQYPGQIRHQENRAFQTVLDLELEPIEHVSDLAAESVVLVDHNEPRGFAGADGVLPMAVVDHHPGDGAGESFTDVRTDYGASASVIAEYFQDNDAVPVPPDKHASETASNLTLSTDTATGLLYGILADTKHLTVGASEPDFAAAAYLYPGVDQDRLDRIANPAVDAEVLEVKARAIAGRRVEGSFGVADVGGVNNVDAIPQAADELIQLEGVSAVVVIGERDGTVHISGRSRDDRVHMGNAIAAVLDDVDNGNGGGHSRMGGGTIEPEIDPTGEGESTTVDRDALADGLFRAMAGDV
- a CDS encoding DUF5791 family protein; translated protein: MFHEVVEGGSEFAAVDADEPAAADLLDAFEAMVTEAAASVEVDRLVDEIGLTEADATAARDGGVGGMAVEDAAAVLAAADAARNADAMVAEVRDHLLMGMATAVLDVDAIAAKIDADLTGQEVQQALEGRAPMTLGQLAEILAVIERRKR
- a CDS encoding NAD(P)H-binding protein gives rise to the protein MRVVVVGCGYVGLALAEGLDARGHAVTGVRRSDAGLDAVSAVGPDVEAVRADATEPESLEVLPDADAVVFAASSGGRGADAAREVYVDGLANVVDEYGSRASPPDRLVYTSSTGVYGDHDGGWVDEETPVEPTTEKTRVLAEAERIAAERAADAGIDGTVVRFAGLYGPDRYRLKRYVEGPVTAGYLNMVHRDDAAGSIRHLLETDRARDRVVLVVDDEPVDKHAFADWLADACGVARPEKLSKDERIAAGDLSAAAERRIRTSKRCSNALLRDLGYEFVHPTFRSGYREAVRAYRAAAE
- a CDS encoding helix-turn-helix domain-containing protein — encoded protein: MSTTDAVTADDGTADRWAAVRDLPPSAKLVAKVLDYNDTLTQSELAEETLLPPRTVRYALSRLEDEGVVDSRFSFTDARKRLYSLGI
- a CDS encoding type II secretion system protein encodes the protein MTETGSGTADDSAASAELRRAVAFLGWDVSTERVVDLGHRAGVAVGVVVTVVAGLVAGAVAAGPVGLAAAVGGVHAVHRAPVWLASLRRTRALGAAPGLVGRLVLRMRLDPSTERAVGFAARTGNGPLAAALSRHERGSADGPTSGLQAFAREWRPWFPAIDRAAALVRTAATAPPERRGRCLDRALDATLSGTTDRLASFVGAVRGPVSALYAFGVLLPLALIALLPAGAAAGVAIGPGIVAGLYLVALPGGLVAASAWLLSHRPVAFPPPQIGGDHPEVPNRWGSAVLVGCAIGAVAAVVAARAVAPWAWPVAGVGVGVGGTLFVIARPRRAVLSDVREIERGLPDAMTVIGGDVAEGVAVETAVANAGERLDGATGEVFERAGRRSDTLRVGVREAFLGRGGPAETVPSPRLRSAIALLAVAAREGRPAGDVLLELADQLESLRELERDARRQLATVTGTLSNTAAVFAPLVGGATVALATGIDAADVGSLGAGAAAGVDALGGGVSAGGGPAAAGAGTAASGSGATGGAGTLSVPVLGRIVGTYVLLLAALLTGLATGLERGFDRTLVAYRIGIALPTATATFLVAFAGAGLLF
- the mre11 gene encoding DNA double-strand break repair protein Mre11 is translated as MTRVIHTGDTHIGYSQYHSPVRRQDFLDAFEAVVDDAVDDGVDAVVHAGDLFHDRRPELRDLMGTISVLRRLDDAGIPFLAVVGNHESTRGGQWLDLFERLGLATRLGDEPVVVGDTAFYGLDHVPVSRRDDLDYAFADHDAEYAALVAHGLFEPFGYADWDTETVLTESDVAFDAMLLGDNHTPDTAEVADTWVTYPGSTERASASEREGRGYNLVTFDADAAGGDDRVEIRRRALDTRPFVFVEVELREGEGESRVRERVREYDLTDAVVHVEITGEGEPVTPAAVEEFATEEGALVPRVADRRDVETDGEVDVSFADPEDAVRERLDEMSLSTVARDVESAVRSDTVPDANVRGTVKRRVEERLDEEEELGAFDPAGSDSEPVDSEAETVGSDAETGDSDDGDTDDSDNNGEPEAGSDPEEPADDGAASTDGQVSMEDYL